A single Muntiacus reevesi chromosome 9, mMunRee1.1, whole genome shotgun sequence DNA region contains:
- the LOC136174853 gene encoding olfactory receptor 8K3-like → METQNGTVLSEFTLTGITDRPELQVPLFGLFLIIYVTSAVGNLGMIILTKVDPRLQTPMYFFLRHLALTDLGYSTAVGPTMLMNFVVDQNTISYYMCALQLALFIVFMISELFILAAMSCHRYVAICHPLLYTVIMSQRVCRALVAIPYLYSTFVSLLVTVNIFNSSFCGYNVISHFYCDSLPILSLLCSNTHEIELIILVLSGFDLIFSLLTVLVSYLLILAAIVRMSSAEGRHKASSTCGSHLTVVTAFYGALVFMYVQPESSHSFDTDKVASIFYTLVIPMLNPLIYSLRNKDVKYALQRTWKKLCNIFP, encoded by the coding sequence atggaaacacagaatGGAACCGTGCTGAGTGAATTCACCCTCACGGGAATCACAGACCGCCCCGAGCTGCAGGTTCCACTGTTTGGGCTCTTCCTCATCATCTACGTGACGTCAGCGGTGGGCAACTTGGGCATGATCATCCTCACTAAGGTGGACCCCAGGCTGCAgacacccatgtacttctttctcaggcACCTGGCCCTTACTGATCTGGGTTATTCCACAGCTGTAGGACCCACAATGCTGATGAATTTTGTTGTGGATCAGAATACAATCTCCTATTATATGTGTGCCTTGCAGCTGGCTCTCTTCATTGTGTTCATGATTAGTGAACTTTTCATTCTGGCAGCAATGTCCTGtcaccgctatgtggccatctgtcaccccctgctCTACACGGTCATCATGTCACAAAGGGTGTGCCGGGCGCTGGTGGCAATCCCCTACCTCTATAGCACATTTGTTTCTCTTCTAGTCactgtaaacatttttaattcaTCCTTCTGCGGCTATAATGTCATCAGTCATTTCTACTGTGACAGTCTCCCCATATTATCCCTGCTCTGTTCAAACACACATGAAATTGAATTAATTATCCTGGTCTTATcaggatttgatttgattttctctCTTCTAACAGTTCTTGTGTCTTACCTGCTCATCCTTGCAGCTATTGTCAGGATGAGCTCTGCTGAAGGCAGGCACAAGGCTTCTTCTACCTGTGGGTCCCACCTGACAGTGGTCACCGCGTTCTATGGGGCTTTGGTATTTATGTATGTGCAACCAGAGTCCAGCCATTCCTTTGACACTGAtaaagttgcttccatattttacaCCCTTGTTATtcccatgttaaatcccttgATCTATAGTTTAAGaaacaaagatgtaaaatatgcatTACAAAGGACATGGAAAAAACTTTGCAATATCTTTCCTTAA